In the genome of Kwoniella shivajii chromosome 5, complete sequence, one region contains:
- a CDS encoding ATP synthase F1, epsilon subunit, protein MFASRLAPSLRALPRQASAVRMARRGYAEAADGKLQLSLVLPHQSLYSSAGVIQVNLPAATGDMGILANHVPSVEALRAGVVEVIEENGQAGKKWFVSSGFATVHGNNTLTINAVEAYQLDKFSPENIRSALADANRVLSSSAPESEKAEARIEVEVFEGLQAALNK, encoded by the exons ATGTTCGCTTCTCGACTCGCTCCTTCCCTTCGAGCTCTCCCTCGACAAGCTTCGGCCGTTCGAATGGCCCGAAGAGGTTAcgctgaagctgctgatgGAAAATTACAATTGAGCTTGGTATTACCCCATCAA TCCCTTTACTCTTCTGCTGGTGTCATCCAAGTAAACTTACCCGCTGCTACCGGTGACATGGGTATCCTCGCCAACCACGTACCCTCAGTTGAAGCACTCCGAGCTGGTGTCGTCGAGGTCATTGAGGAGAATGGACAAGCTGGAAAGAAATGGTTTG TTTCCTCCGGTTTCGCTACTGTTCACGGAAACAACACCCTTACCATCAACGCTGTTGAAGCTTACCAACTCGACAAATTCTCCccagag AACATCCGATCAGCTCTCGCTGACGCTAACCGAGTCCTCTCATCTTCCGCTCCTGAATCCGAAAAAGCCGAAGCTAGAATCGAAGTTGAAGTATTTGAAGGTCTTCAAGCTGCCCTCAACAAGTAA